In Carya illinoinensis cultivar Pawnee chromosome 7, C.illinoinensisPawnee_v1, whole genome shotgun sequence, the following are encoded in one genomic region:
- the LOC122315929 gene encoding uncharacterized protein LOC122315929, with the protein MLVLSQAPGGALSTKRCSLSSPPIPNFSKPNPLLFSNRRHKFSPRPFVNLTLATKQDISSSSSTNPSPFQNDQETVLVGEENVPLEGVIQFDKPTSSSSSRLDKWGRVALLAGGDVLALFLFAAIGRFSHGFSVFDAETLRTADPFIAGWFLSAYFLGGYAEDGRGMNGFSKGVFAAAKSWGLGIPLGIIIRAATSGRFPPYNFIAVTMGSTAVLLIGWRAILYKILLNDKRKTSDVYRRGNPFELFELLTSLVRRW; encoded by the exons atgCTTGTGCTAAGCCAAGCTCCAGGCGGAGCTCTATCGACCAAGAGATGTTCCCTCTCATCCCCTCCCATTCCCAACTTCAGCAAACCAAATCCTCTCCTCTTCTCCAACCGAAGACACAAATTCAGTCCCAGGCCCTTCGTCAATCTCACGCTCGCAACCAAACAAGATATCTCTAGCTCCTCTTCCACCAATCCTTCGCCTTTTCAAAATGACCAAGAAACTGTTTTAGTGGGTGAGGAAAATGTTCCTTTGGAGGGGGTCATCCAGTTTGACAAAcccacttcttcttcttcttcccgttTAGACAAATGGGG TCGGGTTGCTTTGCTTGCTGGTGGGGATGTTCTGGCTTTGTTTTTGTTCGCCGCAATTGGGAGGTTCAGTCACGGCTTCTCTGTCTTTGACGCTGAGACGCTGCGCACAGCGGACCCTTTTATTGCGG GATGGTTTTTAAGTGCTTACTTCCTTGGAGGTTATGCGGAGGATGGCCGTGGAATGAATGGTTTTTCAAAGGGCGTCTTTGCGGCTGCTAAATCATGGGGCCTAGGAATTCCG CTAGGGATAATTATAAGGGCGGCAACCTCAGGTCGTTTTCCACCTTATAACTTTATAGCAGTAACAATGGGAAGTACTGCTGTTTTACTCATTGGATGGAGAGCAATATTGTACAAAATTCTTCTGAATGATAAGAGAAAGACAAGTGATGTATATCGTCGTGGGAACCCATTTGAGTTGTTTGAG TTACTCACATCATTGGTACGAAGGTGGTGA
- the LOC122316919 gene encoding AP2-like ethylene-responsive transcription factor ANT, whose protein sequence is MKSMHDNNGSNNNWLGFSLSPQMKMEVTTDPQHHQHQYHHQGQASSAAVSGSIPTSYYLSSHLNSSGICYVVGENGGFHSPLSVMPLKSDGSLCIMEALTRSQPEGMVSSPSPKLEDFLGGASMGTHEYGSHEREAMALSLDSIYYNQNAEAETSREHSLDLLQEPFRQQDQQIPVQSHQYYTGLPCHGIYQQPMEQESKETHITDCDSQIPQISEDGIPCLKNWVSRQYSAHHSLGQQMGNNMVDDGGASGSVGAMGCGDLQSLSLSMSPGSQSSCVTAARQISPNGLECGALETRKRGPGKVAQKQPVHRKSIDTFGQRTSQYRGVTRHRWTGRYEAHLWDNSCKKEGQTRKGRQVYLGGYDMEEKAARAYDLAALKYWGPSTHINFPLENYQVELEEMKNMSRQEYVAHLRRKSSGFSRGASMYRGVTRHHQHGRWQARIGRVAGNKDLYLGTFSTQEEAAEAYDVAAIKFRGVNAVTNFDITRYDVERIMASNTLLAGELARRNKDPEPRTEAIDYNPSVQNVGEETNQPENDNGNGPDWKMVLYPSPQQTPNACVESLDHHQKTMSSVNYRNASFSMALQDLIGVDSVNSSQAMVDNSGKLGTHFSNPSSLVTSLSSSREVSPDKTGSTMLFAKPPSGSKFVSPAAGVSSWFPTAQLRPGAISMAHLPVFAAWTDT, encoded by the exons atgaagtcCATGCATGATAATAACGGAAGCAACAATAACTGGTTGGGGTTCTCTCTCTCACCCCAAATGAAAATGGAGGTTACTACTGACCCCCAGCATCATCAACATCAGTACCATCATCAAGGCCAGGCTTCTTCTGCTGCCGTTTCCGGTTCTATCCCTACTAGCTACTATCTTTCCTCACACCTTAACAGCTCTGGAATCTGTTATGTAGTCGGAGAAAATGGTGGCTTTCACTCCCCCTTGTCCGTAATGCCACTAAAGTCGGATGGGTCTCTCTGTATCATGGAAGCTCTCACTAGATCACAACCAGAAG GGATGGTGTCAAGTCCCTCTCCGAAATTGGAGGACTTTCTGGGCGGTGCAAGCATGGGAACCCACGAGTATGGAAGTCATGAAAGAGAAGCAATGGCTCTTAGCTTAGATAGCATCTATTATAACCAAAATGCCGAGGCCGAAACCAGCAGGGAACATTCCCTAGACCTTCTTCAAGAGCCCTTCAGGCAACAAGACCAACAGATTCCAGTTCAAAGTCACCAATATTATACTGGGCTTCCGTGCCATGGGATTTATCAACAACCCATGGAGCAAGAATCTAAGGAGACCCATATTACCGATTGTGATTCCCAAATCCCTCAAATTTCAGAGGATGGGATACCTTGCCTAAAAAATTGGGTGTCTAGGCAGTACTCTGCCCATCATTCCCTGGGGCAGCAGATGGGTAACAACATGGTTGATGATGGTGGAGCTTCTGGGTCTGTTGGTGCAATGGGTTGTGGGGATTTGCAGTCTCTAAGTTTGTCCATGAGCCCCGGATCTCAGTCCAGCTGCGTTACAGCTGCAAGGCAGATATCACCTAATGGTTTAGAATGCGGTGCGTTGGAAACAAGAAAGAGAGGTCCTGGAAAGGTTGCTCAAAAGCAGCCTGTACATAGGAAGTCCATAGATACATTTGGTCAAAGGACGTCACAGTATCGAGGTGTTACAAG GCACAGGTGGACTGGTAGATATGAGGCCCATCTTTGGGATAACAGTTGCAAAAAGGAAGGACAAACCAGGAAAGGACGGCAAG TTTATCTGG GGGGTTACGATATGGAAGAGAAAGCAGCCAGAGCTTACGATCTTGCGGCCCTCAAGTACTGGGGACCTTCCACTCATATTAACTTCCCG TTGGAAAACTATCAAGTAGAATTGGAAGAAATGAAGAACATGAGCCGGCAGGAATATGTTGCTCACTTGAGGAG GAAAAGCAGTGGGTTTTCCAGGGGTGCGTCAATGTATCGGGGCGTTACAAG GCATCACCAGCATGGTAGATGGCAAGCTCGGATTGGCAGGGTTGCAGGGAACAAGGACCTGTATCTTGGGACGTTCA GCACCCAAGAGGAAGCAGCCGAAGCTTATGATGTTGCTGCCATCAAGTTTCGTGGGGTAAATGCTGTAACTAACTTCGACATCACCAGATATGATGTTGAAAGGATCATGGCCAGCAATACTCTACTTGCTGGGGAACTGGCTAGGCGAAACAAAGATCCAGAGCCTAGAACTGAAGCCATTGATTATAACCCCTCAGTGCAGAACGTTGGGGAAGAAACAAATCAACCCGAGAATGACAATGGGAACGGCCCAGATTGGAAGATGGTTTTGTACCCATCCCCCCAGCAAACACCAAATGCCTGCGTCGAATCACTTGATCATCATCAAAAGACAATGAGTTCTGTCAACTACAGAAATGCCTCTTTCTCAATGGCCCTACAGGATCTGATTGGGGTTGATTCAGTGAACTCAAGCCAGGCGATGGTGGATAACTCTGGCAAACTTGGAACCCATTTTTCCAATCCATCCTCTCTAGTGACTAGTTTGAGCAGCTCAAGAGAGGTTAGCCCGGATAAGACCGGCTCCACAATGCTCTTTGCGAAGCCACCTTCGGGTTCAAAGTTTGTCAGCCCTGCTGCTGGTGTTAGTTCTTGGTTCCCGACGGCTCAGTTGAGGCCGGGTGCAATCTCCATGGCACACTTGCCTGTTTTTGCTGCTTGGACCGATACCTAA